The following proteins come from a genomic window of Lytechinus pictus isolate F3 Inbred chromosome 1, Lp3.0, whole genome shotgun sequence:
- the LOC129257548 gene encoding LETM1 domain-containing protein 1-like isoform X2, whose protein sequence is MAAPCRNFSRQLYQVFHVNSRNASLFGTPLRLKRIYRPICHIESSLKRQSYWSNIKYRRLTASCRTISTPSSSLKSDGDQQGKGDEEKPKAGIIKVIALKMHHGTIWFLNKVSPKARVFYERFVDGATDFVQDFRFVYSLNKRLKNKEVKLEDLEWKDLYKKMQMKQDVAKVLPVLVIVNIPFVYYVTLPVVLYFQRIFLSDHFITQEDVSSNHQENSKKRRRLYPLILKRLDKRLKKKPTSELSESLHHRIAGNQMEKQPLSASELLSFQPLFSQQTSLKSLSRNYLKNLCKLHSQWVFLAASPSLRKRLSTHASLMIAMDQAILKAGIHSIDEYDLRKLCYQRGLNPVGLDRQMLTEWLTEWTHISTNISDAERSLLLHASILLVDGRPNQGDTQPNKEGVMSSTSQKDEHKV, encoded by the exons ATGGCAGCGCCCTGTCGAAATTTTTCCCGTCAGCTGTACCAAGTTTTCCATGTAAATAGTCGCAATGCATCATTGTTTGGAACACCTTTACGACTTAAAAGGATTTATCGGCCGATTTGTCATATTGAATCTTCATTGAAACGGCAGTCTTactggtctaa CATCAAGTACAGGCGACTGACTGCTTCATGCCGGACTATCAGTACTCCATCATCTAGCCTTAAATCAGATGGAGATCAACAAGGCAAGGGAGATGAAGAGAAGCCAAAAGCAGGGATCATCAAAGTCATAGCATTAAAGATGCACCATGGCACTATCTGGTTTCTAAACAAGGTCTCTCCCAAGGCCCGTGTCTTCTATGAACGATTTGTAGATG GTGCAACAGATTTTGTTCAAGACTTCCGCTTTGTGTATTCCCTGAACAAGAGACTGAAGAATAAGGAAGTGAAACTGGAAGACCTTGAATGGAAAGATCTCTACAAGAAGATGCAG ATGAAACAGGATGTCGCTAAGGTTCTCCCGGTGCTGGTTATAGTCAACATACCCTTTGTGTACTATGTCACTTTACCAGTTGT ATTATATTTCCAGAGGATCTTTTTATCAGACCACTTTATAACCCAAGAAGATGTATCTAGCAACCACCAGGAAAACAGCAAGAAGAGACGTCGACTCTATCCATTAATACTCAAGAGACTTGATAAAAGACTAAAGAAGAAACCCACATCTGAACTTTCTGAATCTTTACATCATAGAATAGCTGGAAATCAG ATGGAGAAGCAACCTTTGAGTGCATCTGAGCTTCTGTCTTTTCAGCCTCTGTTTAGTCAACAGACATCTCTCAAGTCACTCTCAAGAAATTATTTG AAAAATCTATGCAAGCTTCATTCCCAGTGGGTGTTCTTGGCAGCTAGCCCTTCCCTTAGGAAACGACTCTCAACTCATGCAAGCCTTATGATAGCAATGGATCAGGCCATACTCAAAGCTGGTATACATAGTATTGATGAATATGATCTGAGGAAG CTTTGCTATCAGAGAGGATTAAACCCTGTAGGATTAGACAGACAGATGCTAACAGAATGGCTGACAGAATGGACTCATATatcaacaaatatatcag ATGCAGAGCGGTCACTTCTTCTCCATGCCAGTATTCTCTTAGTAGATGGACGTCCAAACCAAGGGGATACCCAGCCAAACAAGGAAGGGGTTATGTCATCAACATCACAGAAAGATGAGCACAAAGTATGA
- the LOC129257548 gene encoding LETM1 domain-containing protein 1-like isoform X1, which yields MAAPCRNFSRQLYQVFHVNSRNASLFGTPLRLKRIYRPICHIESSLKRQSYWSNIKYRRLTASCRTISTPSSSLKSDGDQQGKGDEEKPKAGIIKVIALKMHHGTIWFLNKVSPKARVFYERFVDGATDFVQDFRFVYSLNKRLKNKEVKLEDLEWKDLYKKMQMKQDVAKVLPVLVIVNIPFVYYVTLPVVLYFQRIFLSDHFITQEDVSSNHQENSKKRRRLYPLILKRLDKRLKKKPTSELSESLHHRIAGNQVMEKQPLSASELLSFQPLFSQQTSLKSLSRNYLKNLCKLHSQWVFLAASPSLRKRLSTHASLMIAMDQAILKAGIHSIDEYDLRKLCYQRGLNPVGLDRQMLTEWLTEWTHISTNISDAERSLLLHASILLVDGRPNQGDTQPNKEGVMSSTSQKDEHKV from the exons ATGGCAGCGCCCTGTCGAAATTTTTCCCGTCAGCTGTACCAAGTTTTCCATGTAAATAGTCGCAATGCATCATTGTTTGGAACACCTTTACGACTTAAAAGGATTTATCGGCCGATTTGTCATATTGAATCTTCATTGAAACGGCAGTCTTactggtctaa CATCAAGTACAGGCGACTGACTGCTTCATGCCGGACTATCAGTACTCCATCATCTAGCCTTAAATCAGATGGAGATCAACAAGGCAAGGGAGATGAAGAGAAGCCAAAAGCAGGGATCATCAAAGTCATAGCATTAAAGATGCACCATGGCACTATCTGGTTTCTAAACAAGGTCTCTCCCAAGGCCCGTGTCTTCTATGAACGATTTGTAGATG GTGCAACAGATTTTGTTCAAGACTTCCGCTTTGTGTATTCCCTGAACAAGAGACTGAAGAATAAGGAAGTGAAACTGGAAGACCTTGAATGGAAAGATCTCTACAAGAAGATGCAG ATGAAACAGGATGTCGCTAAGGTTCTCCCGGTGCTGGTTATAGTCAACATACCCTTTGTGTACTATGTCACTTTACCAGTTGT ATTATATTTCCAGAGGATCTTTTTATCAGACCACTTTATAACCCAAGAAGATGTATCTAGCAACCACCAGGAAAACAGCAAGAAGAGACGTCGACTCTATCCATTAATACTCAAGAGACTTGATAAAAGACTAAAGAAGAAACCCACATCTGAACTTTCTGAATCTTTACATCATAGAATAGCTGGAAATCAGGTA ATGGAGAAGCAACCTTTGAGTGCATCTGAGCTTCTGTCTTTTCAGCCTCTGTTTAGTCAACAGACATCTCTCAAGTCACTCTCAAGAAATTATTTG AAAAATCTATGCAAGCTTCATTCCCAGTGGGTGTTCTTGGCAGCTAGCCCTTCCCTTAGGAAACGACTCTCAACTCATGCAAGCCTTATGATAGCAATGGATCAGGCCATACTCAAAGCTGGTATACATAGTATTGATGAATATGATCTGAGGAAG CTTTGCTATCAGAGAGGATTAAACCCTGTAGGATTAGACAGACAGATGCTAACAGAATGGCTGACAGAATGGACTCATATatcaacaaatatatcag ATGCAGAGCGGTCACTTCTTCTCCATGCCAGTATTCTCTTAGTAGATGGACGTCCAAACCAAGGGGATACCCAGCCAAACAAGGAAGGGGTTATGTCATCAACATCACAGAAAGATGAGCACAAAGTATGA